GGGCGATCACCGACAGCATGATCAGCACGCCGGAGACGATCGTCGTCGCATTCGTCACGAACACGCCCACCACCGGGCCCAGCGCGATTGCCAGCACGGGGGCGACCACGAGCCCCACGCCCATGCCGGCGACGCGCTGCAGCACCGTGCCCACGAGCACCGCCGCCACGATCGCGACGACGACTCCGGCAGACACCCCGCCAGCCTAGGCGGGTGCAACCGGTCACCGGGCGCGCCGCGGGAAGGTCGTGGTCGCCGGACGAGCCGGGGAGGTCGCCCTGCAGGCAGCGCGGTCGCCGTGCCCGGAGGCCGCGCTGCTGTCACGCCAGCGGAAGGGCCGCCAGGAACGCGTCGAAGTGGCTGTACCAGATCGTGTGGGCCGCGCCCGGGACATCGCGCACGTCGATGCCGGCGGCGCGCAGCCGGGCCGCCTCGTCGTCCGGGATGTCGTCGCTGGGGCAAGGGCGGACCACGACAGCTCCGCGCGGGAGTGGCCACGAGCCACCGGGAGCGGCCGAGGCGGCCGCCGCCGTGTCGGGATCGAACTGCTCCGCTGCGCGCGCCTCGCGCTCGGCATCGTCGGGCGAGTAGTACGACCGCGCCAGGAGGCGTTCCCGCGTGCGCTCCGCTCGTGCGCGTGCGTAGTGCGCGCGGGCGCGCTCGCGATCGGCGCCGCCCGGGAACGACGTCGGCGAGTCCACGATCACGAGCCGATCGGCGGTGAGCCTGGACGCCGCGGCGGAGAGGACCAGGCCTCCGTACGAGTGCCCGATCGCGAGGTCGGGTGCGTCAGCGCCCGCCTCGCCGGCCGTCCGGAGCAGGGCCTCCGCCGCGCGTTCCACGGTGAGCTGCGGGTCTCGAGGGGACTGCCCGTGGCCGGGAAGACCGATCGCGAGGGCCCGGAAGCCTCGAGCCGCCAGCGCCTCTCCGACACGCGTCCAGCTCTCGGAGGACCCGAACATGCCGTGCACGAGCAGCGCCGTGCGATCACCGGAGCCCCACTCTCGCGTGTGCAGCATCAGCCGTTCCGTCCGTCGAGGAAGGAGGGATCCACGCGCCCGATCATCATCGCCACCGCGGGGGACGCGCCCGAAACGTGGAGCGTCACCTCGGGGTGCTCTCGGTGCCAGACGCGGAACAGCTCGTCCGCGAAGCCCTGTCCGATCAGTCCGAGGCCCGTGAAATCGAGCGTGACCTCCGTGAACTTCTCAAGCCCGGCGGCGAAGCGCTTCGCCTCGCTTCGGCTGATGAACTCGCCCTCGGCAGGCGTCAGCCTCACCACGGGGGTCGTGCGGACGAACGCGAGGTCCTCATCGGTGTACGCGGCGAAGACATCGGCGAGGCCCCGCGCGGTGTCCGCGTCCAGAGCGAGGCGCACGACGGTGCCTGTTGCGTGGGAGCTGCCGGTGGCGATGTCGTCGATGCGGTTGTCGACGATGAATCGGAGCCCGTTCGCCGAGAGGTCGAAGAGGTCGACGGCCTTCGAGGTGAAGAAGAGGCCCTCGCCCGCATGTCGCGAGGGCGCCGTCGTCCGTTTGCCCT
This genomic interval from Microbacterium sediminis contains the following:
- a CDS encoding STAS-like domain-containing protein, with the protein product MGSSSSRVGIGAAADILGVSTSTVRELANRGILTSTTTPGGHRRFDPVRLRAEWDAYTDARATPSAEWTQTHRLAGLEEDEVWRSLRTWLDDRLDPLPDSARTILAYAVTETVNNAIDHSRGSEVTVSCELDDRNIRVTVQDDGVGVFETIREGFALPSVLDSLVELTKGKRTTAPSRHAGEGLFFTSKAVDLFDLSANGLRFIVDNRIDDIATGSSHATGTVVRLALDADTARGLADVFAAYTDEDLAFVRTTPVVRLTPAEGEFISRSEAKRFAAGLEKFTEVTLDFTGLGLIGQGFADELFRVWHREHPEVTLHVSGASPAVAMMIGRVDPSFLDGRNG
- a CDS encoding alpha/beta fold hydrolase, whose amino-acid sequence is MLHTREWGSGDRTALLVHGMFGSSESWTRVGEALAARGFRALAIGLPGHGQSPRDPQLTVERAAEALLRTAGEAGADAPDLAIGHSYGGLVLSAAASRLTADRLVIVDSPTSFPGGADRERARAHYARARAERTRERLLARSYYSPDDAEREARAAEQFDPDTAAAASAAPGGSWPLPRGAVVVRPCPSDDIPDDEAARLRAAGIDVRDVPGAAHTIWYSHFDAFLAALPLA